The sequence CCGCCCACGGCGATCTCGACGCCGGTGGTGGCGCGTGCGCGCTCGATGGCCGCGACGTTCTTCTCGTACGCGCGGCGGTCGATGAGAGCGCCCCCGAAGTTCTCGAGATCGGTGACGTCACCGTAGGTGAGCGCGTCGACTTCCGCGGTGAAGGTGTCGCGCATCCTGTGCCACAAGGACTTCGGTACGTAGGCGCGGGACGCCGCCGAGCACTTCTGCCCCTGATATTCGAACGCTCCCCGGATCAACGCGGTGCGCAATACGTCCTCGTCCGCCGACGTGTGCGCGACCACGAAATCCTTGCCGCCGGTCTCGCCGACCAGCCGCGGATAACCGGCATAGTTGCCGATGTTCTCCCCGATCTGCCGCCACAGGTGCTGAAATGTCCGGGTCGACCCGGTGAAGTGGATCCCGGCGAGACGGGGATCGCTCAACGCCACCTCGGACACGGCCTGCCCACTGCCGGTCACCAGATTGATGACGCCCGGTGGCATTCCGGCGGCCTCGAGTAGCTTGATGGTCCAGTACGCCGCAACGGTCTGCGACGACGACGGCTTCCACACCACCGTGTTACCCATCAGCGCCGGCGCGGTAGGCAGATTCCCGGCGATGGCACTGAAGTTGAACGGGGTGATCGCGTAGACGAAACCCTCGAGCGGCCGGTATTCGAGCCGGTTCCACACACCCGGTGACGAGATCGGCTGATCGGCGAGGATCTGCCGGGCGAAATGAACGTTGAAACGCCAGAAGTCGATCAATTCACACGGTGCGTCGATTTCCGCTTGTTGCACCGACTTGGACTGACCCAGCATCGTGGCCGCCGCCAGCGTCTCCCGCCACGGTCCCGACAGCAGGTCGGCGGCGCGCAGGAGGACTGCTGCTCGGTCGTCGAAAGATAGTGCCCGCCATTCCGGCGCTGCTGCTGTGGCCGCTTCGATGGCCGCTGATGCGTCGTCGTGGGTCGCGTTGCGCAGCGTGCCGAGCACCGCGGAGTGCCTGTGTGGTTGCACGACGTCGACACGGTCGCCGGCGCCGTGCCGGTGCGTTCCGCCGATCACGTGCGGGATGTCGATGGGATTTGTCGCGATGTCGCCGAGTGCGGTCTTGATTCGTGTGCGTTCGGGACTGCCCGGCGCGTACGAATGGACCGGCTCATTGGTGGGCACCGGAACCTGGGTGATGGCGTCCATGCTGCCTGCCTCCTGCCCTCAGATCGTGAGGAACTGTGACCGCGAACGAACTGTGACGGGAACTTCTCGGACGGGACACCCGACCGAGTTGGACCCTGTGCCCAGGTTAGCGCCGGAGAGGGGGAGCCATCCGGTTTTGGCCGCGACTACACGTCGCGGGCGTTCGAGACCATCTGATGCACGTCCTGGTCTTCGGCGCCGAGACCGAAGCTGATGATGCGACGCGGATGGATACGAATCGTCGGGCCACCGAGGCCCTGCGTCTGCGCAGCGTCCGCGTCGATCGCCTCCCCCCGGCCGCGGATCTCGACGCACCGCACCCGCCACGGATCGACGGAAGGAACATCATCTACCACGAAGGCCACCCGCCCGTTGTCGGCGACGTTGCGGAACTTCCGGCTCGCCGCCATGCGGTAGCCCTGGATGTCGATCGTCGACGTCGTGGGGTTGTAGTGGAAGCCGACAGGGCTGACCTGCAAGGTCCCGTCGGGCTGGACCGTCGCGAGGCGTCCGAGGCGCTGGGTGGACAGGTACGCGAGTTCGTCGTCTGTGAAAGGCATGAACTCA comes from Rhodococcus oxybenzonivorans and encodes:
- the pruA gene encoding L-glutamate gamma-semialdehyde dehydrogenase; its protein translation is MDAITQVPVPTNEPVHSYAPGSPERTRIKTALGDIATNPIDIPHVIGGTHRHGAGDRVDVVQPHRHSAVLGTLRNATHDDASAAIEAATAAAPEWRALSFDDRAAVLLRAADLLSGPWRETLAAATMLGQSKSVQQAEIDAPCELIDFWRFNVHFARQILADQPISSPGVWNRLEYRPLEGFVYAITPFNFSAIAGNLPTAPALMGNTVVWKPSSSQTVAAYWTIKLLEAAGMPPGVINLVTGSGQAVSEVALSDPRLAGIHFTGSTRTFQHLWRQIGENIGNYAGYPRLVGETGGKDFVVAHTSADEDVLRTALIRGAFEYQGQKCSAASRAYVPKSLWHRMRDTFTAEVDALTYGDVTDLENFGGALIDRRAYEKNVAAIERARATTGVEIAVGGKYDDSVGYFVRPTVLLADDPVDEAMTTEYFGPILTVHVYDDSAPGAFADILGAVDSAAPYALTGAVIADDRRAVEAATSALRFTAGNFYVNDKPTGAVVGQQPFGGARASGTNDKAGSKLNLLRWVSARTIKETFSPATDYRYPHMGSE
- a CDS encoding PPOX class F420-dependent oxidoreductase translates to MPFTDDELAYLSTQRLGRLATVQPDGTLQVSPVGFHYNPTTSTIDIQGYRMAASRKFRNVADNGRVAFVVDDVPSVDPWRVRCVEIRGRGEAIDADAAQTQGLGGPTIRIHPRRIISFGLGAEDQDVHQMVSNARDV